One part of the Drosophila teissieri strain GT53w chromosome 3R, Prin_Dtei_1.1, whole genome shotgun sequence genome encodes these proteins:
- the LOC122621420 gene encoding superoxide dismutase [Cu-Zn], chloroplastic isoform X1, with translation MLIKLILALVIGYGGIFAPGSAQNLLDRLRPVNMTRFDDGIKVVSGTKVKRYERLTVPLGGPVGIPGPAGLLGPLLPPQPSYLGYTYQLVPQWQAGAKLVGDGEGAGVAGMVSFVQLPYNSDIRVTINVTGLPPGKHALHIHTFGDLSDGCKSTGGQFPNNFLGNVDTKDDGSISAVFQSIYLQLFGINGIVGRSIVIHSKPIDLNTALNAEVFSSSLQAMPNPLAYQNEENSLGAAIACGVISLMSTAASASGMTTAAPAAPAMETPEI, from the exons ATGCTCATTAAACTGATACTGGCGTTGGTAATTGGCTATGGCGGCATTTTTGCGCCTGGCAGTGCACAAAATCTGTTGGATCGACTGCGTCCGGTGAATATGACCCGCTTCGATGATGGCATAAAGGTGGTCTCCGGCACCAAAGTGAAGCGGTACGAACGGCTGACGGTTCCGCTGGGAGGTCCTGTGGGCATTCCAGGACCAGCTGGGCTTCTGGGACCCCTACTGCCACCGCAGCCATCGTATTTGGGATACACCTAT CAGTTGGTGCCTCAATGGCAGGCGGGTGCCAAACTGGTGGGCGATGGGGAAGGAGCGGGCGTGGCCGGAATGGTATCCTTTGTACAGCTGCCCTACAACTCGGACATTAGGGTGACGATCAATGTGACTGGATTGCCGCCCGGCAAACATGCCCTGCATATTCACACCTTCGGAGATCTCAGCGATGGTTGCAAGTCCACTGGCGGGCAGTTTCCCAATAACTTT CTCGGTAATGTGGACACCAAGGATGATGGCAGCATCTCGGCGGTCTTCCAGAGCATTTACCTGCAATTGTTTGGCATCAATGGCATCGTGGGACGTTCCATAGTGATACACAGCAAGCCCATCGATCTGAATACCGCCCTGAATGCAGAGGTCTTCTCCTCCTCCCTGCAGGCTATGCCAAATCCGCTGGCCTATCAGAACGAGGAGAACTCACTGGGTGCTGCCATCGCCTGTGGGGTTATTAGTCTTATGAGCACAGCAGCCAGTGCGTCGGGTATGACAACAGCTGCCCCAGCAGCACCTGCAATGGAAACCCCAGAGATTTAA
- the LOC122621420 gene encoding superoxide dismutase [Cu-Zn], chloroplastic isoform X2, which yields MLIKLILALVIGYGGIFAPGSAQNLLDRLRPVNMTRFDDGIKVVSGTKVKRYERLTVPLGGPVGIPGPAGLLGPLLPPQPSYLGYTYLVPQWQAGAKLVGDGEGAGVAGMVSFVQLPYNSDIRVTINVTGLPPGKHALHIHTFGDLSDGCKSTGGQFPNNFLGNVDTKDDGSISAVFQSIYLQLFGINGIVGRSIVIHSKPIDLNTALNAEVFSSSLQAMPNPLAYQNEENSLGAAIACGVISLMSTAASASGMTTAAPAAPAMETPEI from the exons ATGCTCATTAAACTGATACTGGCGTTGGTAATTGGCTATGGCGGCATTTTTGCGCCTGGCAGTGCACAAAATCTGTTGGATCGACTGCGTCCGGTGAATATGACCCGCTTCGATGATGGCATAAAGGTGGTCTCCGGCACCAAAGTGAAGCGGTACGAACGGCTGACGGTTCCGCTGGGAGGTCCTGTGGGCATTCCAGGACCAGCTGGGCTTCTGGGACCCCTACTGCCACCGCAGCCATCGTATTTGGGATACACCTAT TTGGTGCCTCAATGGCAGGCGGGTGCCAAACTGGTGGGCGATGGGGAAGGAGCGGGCGTGGCCGGAATGGTATCCTTTGTACAGCTGCCCTACAACTCGGACATTAGGGTGACGATCAATGTGACTGGATTGCCGCCCGGCAAACATGCCCTGCATATTCACACCTTCGGAGATCTCAGCGATGGTTGCAAGTCCACTGGCGGGCAGTTTCCCAATAACTTT CTCGGTAATGTGGACACCAAGGATGATGGCAGCATCTCGGCGGTCTTCCAGAGCATTTACCTGCAATTGTTTGGCATCAATGGCATCGTGGGACGTTCCATAGTGATACACAGCAAGCCCATCGATCTGAATACCGCCCTGAATGCAGAGGTCTTCTCCTCCTCCCTGCAGGCTATGCCAAATCCGCTGGCCTATCAGAACGAGGAGAACTCACTGGGTGCTGCCATCGCCTGTGGGGTTATTAGTCTTATGAGCACAGCAGCCAGTGCGTCGGGTATGACAACAGCTGCCCCAGCAGCACCTGCAATGGAAACCCCAGAGATTTAA
- the LOC122620730 gene encoding protein FAM98B → MELELDVVDSLQALSYQGPCLQQENLSRALDAGIGSPDLRAVVHWLAHELHILRKTDERVSSSKADNDEFAFELSLLLTELGCPYRRLVQGAIEQRFQERQALLQLLEYLTSELMTTKMVLKSQPVGPPCKRSKADSNVQQVVESLAKDLQLGELPKNINTKLLFEKITPRLEQAIKQTNPQVLSDPLLKLKKPLTDAQWRVLESLHRELEAEYNLRRQMMTTRLEATVQSFQWSESMRQRSNEIMDRFNRKMRELEQFRVGGEQTDMVALLAARTDLAIIEKTSSANVRKNTASKIQKHVIGQVPDRGGRANEHAPPPPEMPSWQQQRASGPPGGGRGGGGNFRGGRGGGGGGGRGGGGGGGGGGGGGGGNWQQPQQQQQYQNQNYQQRDRSRERNDQQWIEGSGRVQGTGWNPQGGRDGGGRGRGGGRGGYRGGYR, encoded by the coding sequence ATGGAGCTGGAACTGGACGTGGTGGATTCCCTGCAGGCGTTGTCCTACCAAGGACCCTGCCTGCAGCAGGAGAATCTGAGTCGCGCCCTGGACGCGGGTATCGGAAGTCCGGACTTGCGGGCGGTGGTCCATTGGCTCGCCCACGAATTGCACATATTGCGGAAAACCGATGAGCGCGTGAGTTCCAGCAAAGCGGATAACGATGAGTTCGCCTTCGAGCTGTCCCTGCTGCTCACGGAGTTGGGCTGCCCGTACCGCCGGTTGGTGCAGGGAGCCATAGAGCAGCGCTTCCAGGAACGGCAAgcactgctgcagctgctggagtACCTCACATCCGAACTGATGACCACCAAGATGGTTCTGAAGTCGCAGCCTGTGGGTCCGCCCTGCAAACGCTCGAAAGCGGACTCCAATGTCCAACAGGTGGTCGAAAGTCTAGCCAAGGATCTGCAGCTAGGCGAACTGCCCAAAAACATCAACACCAAGCTGCTTTTCGAGAAGATAACACCCCGTTTGGAGCAGGCCATTAAGCAAACTAATCCCCAAGTGCTCAGCGATCCCCTGTTGAAGCTGAAGAAGCCCTTGACTGATGCACAGTGGCGAGTTCTGGAGTCCCTGCATCGAGAACTGGAGGCGGAGTACAATCTGCGCCGGCAGATGATGACCACGCGCCTGGAGGCCACTGTACAAAGCTTTCAGTGGTCGGAGTCCATGCGTCAGCGCTCCAATGAGATCATGGACCGCTTCAATCGCAAAATGAGGGAGCTAGAGCAGTTTAGAGTGGGCGGAGAGCAAACCGACATGGTGGCCCTGTTGGCAGCTCGCACCGATCTGGCCATCATCGAGAAGACGAGCTCAGCGAATGTGAGGAAGAACACGGCTTCCAAAATACAAAAGCATGTGATTGGTCAGGTACCTGATCGCGGAGGCAGAGCCAATGAGCATGCTCCGCCGCCACCAGAGATGCCCTCGTGGCAGCAGCAAAGGGCTAGTGGTCCTCCAGGTGGCGGACGCGGCGGTGGAGGTAATTTTAGAGGAGGCCggggaggcggcggcggtggaggcaggggaggcggtggaggaggaggaggaggaggaggagggggcgGTGGCAACTGgcagcaaccacagcagcagcagcaatatcAAAACCAAAATTACCAACAACGTGACCGCAGCCGCGAAAGAAATGACCAGCAATGGATCGAAGGAAGTGGGCGTGTGCAGGGCACAGGTTGGAATCCGCAGGGCGGACGTGATGGAGGAGGACGAGGCCGAGGAGGAGGTCGTGGAGGATACCGTGGCGGTTACCGATGA
- the LOC122621811 gene encoding laccase-3 codes for MGQNFLRRLPANRVASCPRRFAMFKRESKSLPSLVLIILLAFGSDLAQCESSKESFDLPQAKFEWPSFAWMRNKTTQVTPSLDLKNDYSQMELANFGDFDRHPCRRVCQQGQSQNCYYQLVVHNYQRLGPECQRCQYDERACASEHCIYGDGVANPVMAVNRLVPGPSIELCENDTVVVDVLNYLSEPTTMHWHGVHMHRTPEMDGAPFITQYPLQPGEVQRYEFQVDRSGSLWYHSHVGWQRGFGVAGALIVRQTRQENQHAQLYDYDLVEHTLMIQDIFYEYNLQDVRNILVNGKGRNHLSQLPDNDNRHRYERLRVTPGYRYRIRVILNGIANCPVEFSIEQHRLLMISTDGNDIEPVLADGFFLTSAERFDFILEANQYKKNYWIRIKGYEQCESRNLYQGAVLSYRGSARSELPLGDILDKQTSRAAEEDPVLVNDFRFKPANSTAISSLRQSLDKDNNVGTVALRSVDPVPWTRYTKFLTHYSSFGSRTAPNGELLFQISDISYNSPAISLLQGRHLYQDDGYFCNKSSLAAEGRNCEREICECVNVMRLPAYRPLEMVVANYLESTHPFHIHGFTFRLVGQGVLGNLNDLRNIQELDRRGRLPRLSDDSAAVAKDTVQIPGQGYIIVRFISNNPGFWLYHCHVEAHAVQGMVAVLKIGEDHQMKNIPARVRC; via the exons ATGGGCCAAAACTTTCTTCGTCGGCTGCCCGCGAATCGAGTGGCCAGTTGCCCGCGGCGGTTCGCGATGTTCAAACGCGAAAGTAAAAGTCTACCCAGCCTGGTGCTGATAATACTGCTGGCTTTCGGCTCAGACCTGGCTCAATGTGAGTCCTCCAAGGAGTCCTTCGATTTGCCGCAGGCCAAGTTCGAGTGGCCCTCGTTTGCGTGGATGCGAAATAAAACCACACAGGTTACGCCCTCGTTGGACCTGAAGAATGACTACAGCCAAATGGAGTTGGCCAACTTCGGGGACTTTGATCGTCATCCCTGCAGAAGAGTTTGCCAGCAGGGACAATCGCAGAACTGCTATTACCAACTGGTGGTGCACAATTACCAGAGACTGGGACCGGAGTGTCAGAGGTGTCAGTACGACGAGAGGGCCTGTGCCTCGGAGCATTGTATTTATGGCGATGGAGTGGCCAATCCGGTGATGGCTGTTAATCGCCTGGTTCCAGGACCTTCCATAGAGCTCTGCGAAAATGATACTGTAGTCGTGGATGTACTGAACTATCTAAGTGAGCCCACAACGATGCACTGGCATGGAGTCCACATGCATAGAACTCCCGAAATGGATGGGGCACCCTTCATTACCCAGTATCCTTTGCAGCCTGGTGAGGTGCAACGCTACGAGTTCCAGGTGGATCGAAGTGGTTCGCTGTGGTACCACAGCCATGTGGGCTGGCAGCGGGGATTCGGAGTGGCTGGTGCTCTGATAGTTCGCCAAACGCGACAGGAGAATCAGCACGCGCAGCTGTACGATTATGATCTGGTGGAGCACACCCTTATGATCCAGGATATCTTCTACGAATACAATCTGCAGGATGTGCGGAATATTCTGGTGAATGGCAAGGGTCGCAATCATCTTAGCCAACTGCCCGACAACGATAACCGTCATCGGTATGAACGACTTCGAGTTACTCCTGGCTATCGCTACAGGATACGCGTTATCCTCAACGGCATAGCCAATTGTCCTGTGGAGTTCTCCATCGAGCAGCACAGGCTCTTGATGATCAGCACCGATGGCAATGACATTGAACCCGTGCTGGCCGATGGCTTCTTCCTGACCTCCGCGGAGcgttttgatttcattttggaAGCCAACCAGTATAAGAAAAACTATTGGATCAGGATTAAGGGCTATGAGCAGTGCGAGAGTCGAAACCTTTATCAAGGAGCTGTGCTCAGCTATCGCGGATCTGCGCGCTCTGAGTTGCCACTGGGTGATATTCTGGATAAGCAAACTAGTCGGGCTGCAGAGGAAGATCCTGTATTGGTCAACGACTTTCGATTTAAGCCTGCCAATTCCACCGCCATATCCTCACTGCGCCAGTCCTTGGATAAGGATAACAACGTTGGCACCGTGGCTCTGCGATCCGTGGATCCTGTGCCCTGGACTCGTTACACCAAGTTCCTGACCCACTACTCCAGTTTCGGTTCAAGGACAGCGCCGAACGGAGAGCTGCTGTTTCAAATCAGTGATATTTCGTATAACTCCCCTGCCATATCGCTGCTGCAGGGCAGGCATCTCTACCAGGACGATGGATACTTCTGCAATAAGAGCTCCCTGGCCGCAGAAGGACGAAATTGTGAGCGTGAGATTTGCGAGTGTGTTAATGTGATGCGACTTCCGGCCTATCGTCCTCTGGAGATGGTTGTGGCCAACTACTTGGAGAGCACACATCCCTTCCACATACACGGCTTTACTTTCCGTTTGGTGGGCCAAGGAGTGCTGGGCAACCTCAACGATCTGCGCAAT ATTCAGGAGCTGGATCGCAGAGGTCGTCTTCCTCGCTTATCGGATGACAGCGCTGCCGTGGCCAAGGATACTGTGCAAATTCCCGGGCAGGGATACATCATAGTTCGCTTCATCTCCAATAATCCTGGATTTTGGCTATACCATTGCCATGTGGAAGCACATGCCGTCCAAGGAATGGTGGCGGTGTTGAAGATCGGCGAGGATCACCAGATGAAAAACATTCCGGCACGTGTGCGCTGTTGA
- the LOC122621822 gene encoding lipase 3: protein MYRSHIAVCFALVGIFLGAVVQCAPAEVANFYEVFNNPDAHLSLTNGPDTIHFIEEHGYPAERHYVTTEDGYIISLFRIPYSHNIQNQDEKRPIAFIQHGLFASSDFWPSLGPDDGLPFLLADAGYDVWIGNARGNRYSRNHTSRSTSHPDFWRFSWHEIGYFDIAAAIDYTLSTENGKDQEGIHYVGHSQGTTVMFVLLSSRPEYNAKIKTAHMLAPVAFMDHMDDVMVNTLSPYLGFNNVYSTLFCSQEFLPHNDFVLALMYSVCLPSSIVYRFCSTSTETTEDQGRTNSTASALTSGVMPAGVSTDQILHYMQEHQSGHFRRFDFGTKKNQKTYGAETPEDYPTELITTEMHLWYSDNDEMSAIEDVLRVAETLPNKVMHHMEDPLWDHMDFALNWEVRHYINDPIVAILNEYEGK from the exons ATGTATAGATCTCACATCGCTGTCTGTTTTGCCTTAGTTGGCATTTTCCTGGGAGCAGTGGTTCAGTGTGCTCCTGCAGAGGTCGCCAACTTCTATGAAGTGTTCAATAACCCCGATGCTCACCTATCACTGACCAATGGCCCCGACACG ATTCATTTCATCGAGGAACATGGCTATCCAGCTGAGCGACATTACGTGACCACTGAAGATGGCTACATCATCAGCCTCTTCCGAATTCCGTACTCGCACAATATCCAGAACCAGGACGAAAAGCGACCTATTGCTTTTATACAGCACGGTCTATTTGCCAGCTCcgacttttggccaagtctGGGACCTGATGATGGCCTTCCTTTCCTGCTCGCCGATGCTGGATACGATGTGTGGATCGGCAATGCGCGAGGAAATAGATATTCGAGAAACCACACTTCTCGCTCGACAAGTCATCCGGACTTCTGGCGCTTCAGTTGGCACGAGATTGGATACTTTGACATTGCCGCCGCCATTGATTACACCCTGTCCACGGAGAACGGAAAGGATCAGGAGGGTATCCACTACGTAGGACACTCCCAGGGCACCACAGTGATGTTTGTGCTGCTGTCTTCAAGACCGGAATACAACGCCAAGATCAAGACGGCTCACATGCTGGCTCCTGTGGCCTTTATGGATCACATGGACGACGTCATGGTCAATACCTTGTCTCCTTACCTGGGCTTTAACAATGTCTACTCGACACTTTTCTGTTCCCAAGAGTTCTTGCCCCATAACGACTTCGTCCTGGCTCTGATGTACAGTGTTTGCCTGCCGAGTTCGATTGTTTACAGATTTTGCAGCACCAGTACTGAAACAACTGAGGACCAAGGAAGAACCAACTCG ACCGCCTCTGCATTGACGTCGGGAGTGATGCCTGCTGGAGTCTCCACGGATCAAATCCTGCACTACATGCAGGAGCATCAATCGGGACATTTTCGGCGTTTCGATTTTGGCACCAAAAAGAATCAGAAGACTTATGGAGCGGAAACCCCAGAGGATTATCCAACTGAGCTGATCACAACTGAGATGCATCTGTGGTATTCGGACAACGATGAGATGTCCGCAATTGAGGATGTCTTGCGGGTGGCCGAAACGCTGCCCAACAAGGTGATGCACCACATGGAGGATCCACTGTGGGATCATATGGACTTTGCCCTTAACTGGGAAGTGCGCCATTATATCAATGATCCGATCGTAGCCATTCTGAACGAGTACGAGGGAAAGTGA
- the LOC122622280 gene encoding lipase 3 codes for MNRVTGSLLILAALAVGVHSAAIDAPIDFYKLYDNPEAHISLKSKATTADRTAAHGYPSEHHHIVTEDGYILGVFRIPYSHKLQNQNVKRPIVLLQHGLSSCSDAWVLQGPDDSLPYLLADAGYDVWMGNARGTSYSRNHTTLSPDHPLFWQFSWHEIAIYDITAIIDYALSTENGQGQDAIHYVGHSQGTTVYFALMSWIPEYNDKIKTAHMFAPVAIMKNLSSRLVRAVGPYLGHRNTYSVLFSSQEFLPHNEFLMALFFNMCQPDFMLRPVCESAVATLYSGGRVNMTAMPEGMATHPAGCSTDQMLHYLQEQQSGYFRLFDHGTKKNLKVYGTEEPPEYPVELIDSLVHMWYADNDDLAAVQDVEQLAKRLPNNVMHHMADPEWNHGDFSLNKEVRIYVNEPVIAIMEEFELKNGGT; via the exons ATGAACCGAGTTACGGGAAGTTTACTTATCCTGGCTGCTCTTGCCGTGGGAGTTCATTCCGCAGCCATAGATGCACCGATTGACTTCTACAAACTGTACGATAATCCAGAGGCCCACATCAGCCTCAAGAGCAAGGCAACAACG GCTGACCGCACTGCCGCCCACGGATATCCTTCGGAGCACCATCACATAGTTACCGAGGATGGTTACATCCTGGGAGTTTTTCGTATCCCCTACTCCCACAAGTTGCAGAACCAGAACGTGAAGCGGCCCATTGTCCTTCTGCAACATGGATTGTCGAGCTGCTCGGATGCCTGGGTTTTGCAGGGACCCGATGATAGTCTACCATATTTGCTGGCGGATGCGGGATACGATGTTTGGATGGGCAATGCCCGTGGGACTTCCTATTCGAGAAACCACACGACGCTCTCCCCGGATCACCCACTTTTCTGGCAATTCAGTTGGCATGAGATCGCCATCTACGACATAACCGCCATTATCGACTACGCCCTCAGTACGGAGAATGGTCAGGGCCAGGATGCCATCCATTATGTGGGTCATTCGCAGGGTACCACCGTATACTTTGCACTGATGTCCTGGATACCCGAATACAATGATAAGATCAAAACCGCTCACATGTTTGCCCCGGTGGCCATAATGAAGAACTTGTCCAGCAGATTGGTGCGTGCCGTGGGTCCATATTTGGGTCACAGGAACACCTATTCAGTGCTTTTCAGCTCACAGGAGTTTCTGCCACATAACGAGTTCCTCATGGCCCTATTCTTCAATATGTGCCAACCGGACTTTATGTTGCGTCCTGTGTGCGAGAGTGCCGTGGCAACACTTTACTCAGGAGGTCGTGTGAATATG ACTGCTATGCCGGAAGGTATGGCAACACATCCGGCGGGCTGTTCCACCGATCAAATGCTGCACTACCTCCAAGAACAGCAGTCGGGCTACTTCCGACTATTCGATCATGGCACCAAGAAGAATCTGAAAGTCTACGGAACCGAGGAGCCTCCAGAGTATCCTGTCGAGTTGATCGACTCCCTGGTGCACATGTGGTACGCCGATAACGATGATCTGGCCGCTGTGCAGGATGTCGAGCAATTGGCCAAAAGACTGCCCAATAATGTGATGCACCACATGGCGGATCCGGAGTGGAATCATGGGGACTTCTCCCTGAACAAGGAGGTTCGTATATATGTCAACGAGCCAGTTATAGCCATCATGGAGGAATTCGAGTTGAAGAATGGTGGGACGTGA